The proteins below come from a single Cylindrospermopsis raciborskii Cr2010 genomic window:
- the phnF gene encoding phosphonate metabolism transcriptional regulator PhnF yields MREIIPIYNQIAHQLREKILQGVFSAGEQLPTETNLAQQFRVNRHTIRQAIGLLKNEGWIRVERGRGTFVAARTIRYPIGKRVRYTQTLKAQGWQAQFELLRILEISADIAISKGLEIGFGERVALVERLGFANDQPISVCSGYFPLKRFPDFFEPSHLQILETEKSISRFLYQVYGCDHIRRSTAVSARLVQPQDAILLQLSDNQPILLAESVNVDQGGNVIEYGVTRFRGDRMELFFQNDLTQYH; encoded by the coding sequence ATGAGAGAAATTATTCCCATTTACAATCAGATTGCCCATCAACTGCGGGAAAAGATTTTACAAGGGGTTTTTAGTGCAGGGGAACAACTACCTACCGAAACAAACTTAGCACAACAGTTTAGAGTAAATCGGCATACTATTAGACAAGCCATTGGTTTATTAAAAAATGAAGGATGGATAAGAGTAGAGAGGGGGAGAGGAACCTTTGTAGCTGCTAGGACAATTCGTTATCCTATTGGTAAGAGAGTGCGTTACACTCAAACTCTTAAAGCCCAGGGTTGGCAAGCTCAGTTTGAGTTATTACGTATTTTAGAGATATCAGCAGATATAGCAATATCCAAAGGGTTAGAAATTGGTTTTGGGGAGAGAGTAGCCCTCGTTGAACGTTTAGGTTTTGCTAATGACCAACCCATTAGTGTATGTAGTGGATATTTTCCATTAAAAAGGTTCCCAGACTTTTTTGAACCCAGCCATCTTCAGATTTTAGAGACAGAGAAATCCATATCAAGGTTTTTGTATCAGGTGTATGGATGTGACCATATTCGACGCAGTACAGCTGTTTCTGCTCGGTTAGTGCAACCGCAAGATGCCATTTTGTTGCAACTCTCCGATAATCAACCTATTCTGTTGGCTGAGTCTGTGAATGTGGATCAAGGTGGTAATGTAATTGAATATGGGGTAACTCGATTCCGGGGCGATCGCATGGAGTTATTTTTTCAAAATGATTTAACTCAATATCATTAG
- a CDS encoding R3H domain-containing nucleic acid-binding protein has protein sequence MTITDLQKLLEILPQDLEKQLQDHPQRDNLVEVVLDLGRLPEARFPGTAEYLSQSPVTQSQIDDCIQRVGNFGGDNRAGIEQTLHRISAIRNRNGKIIGLTCRVGRAIFGTIGMIRDLVETGKSILMLGRPGVGKTTALREIARVLADDLHKRVIIIDTSNEIAGDGDIAHPAIGRARRMQVARPELQHQVMIEAVENHMPEVIIIDEIGTELEALASRTIAERGVQLVGTAHGNQIENLIKNPTLSDLVGGIQAVTLGDDEARRRRSQKTVLERKAPPTFEIAVEMLERERWVVHESVADTVDALLRGRQPNPQTRTVDEQGKVSIARPLTLVNGYGSGLASEEESLPIKQVNGWRASGHMVALPPLSPERERGTSSEFDRLLDESFHQGDSFNLGKIRSAGPNGEDLPLHVYPYGVSRHQLEHVIEVLKLPVALTKDIDGADAILALRSHVKNQVKLRQLAKSRHLPIHVIKSSAIPQISRGLRRLLNMDDLDLGEDCELQLLLHEGSDDEIDALEEARLAVEQIVIPKGQPVELLPRSAHVRKMQHELVEHYRLKSHSFGEEPNRRLRIYPA, from the coding sequence ATGACGATTACAGACCTGCAAAAGTTACTGGAAATTTTACCCCAAGACCTGGAAAAACAGCTGCAAGATCATCCCCAAAGGGATAATTTAGTAGAAGTGGTGTTGGATTTAGGGCGTCTCCCAGAAGCTCGGTTTCCGGGTACTGCTGAGTATTTAAGTCAGTCCCCCGTTACCCAGTCCCAAATAGATGATTGTATTCAACGAGTAGGAAATTTTGGCGGAGATAATCGAGCTGGTATCGAGCAAACTTTACATCGTATCAGTGCCATACGCAACCGCAATGGTAAAATTATTGGCTTAACTTGCCGTGTAGGTCGAGCCATATTTGGTACTATTGGGATGATCCGAGATTTAGTAGAAACGGGTAAATCAATCCTCATGCTAGGTCGTCCAGGGGTTGGTAAAACAACAGCTTTGCGGGAAATTGCCCGTGTATTAGCCGATGATCTGCATAAGAGAGTAATTATTATTGACACTTCCAATGAAATTGCTGGAGATGGTGACATAGCCCATCCAGCCATTGGTCGCGCTCGAAGAATGCAGGTAGCTAGACCGGAATTACAACATCAGGTAATGATTGAGGCTGTGGAAAACCACATGCCAGAGGTGATAATTATAGATGAGATTGGTACGGAGTTGGAGGCTCTAGCATCACGGACAATTGCGGAGAGAGGGGTACAATTAGTGGGTACTGCTCACGGAAATCAAATTGAGAACCTAATTAAAAACCCGACTCTTTCGGATTTGGTGGGTGGTATTCAAGCAGTAACTCTAGGAGATGACGAAGCTAGAAGACGTAGATCCCAAAAAACCGTACTGGAAAGGAAAGCGCCCCCTACCTTTGAAATTGCTGTGGAAATGTTAGAGCGGGAGCGTTGGGTGGTACACGAAAGCGTGGCTGATACGGTTGATGCTTTATTAAGAGGACGCCAACCCAATCCTCAAACGCGAACGGTGGACGAACAGGGGAAAGTTTCCATTGCTCGACCATTAACACTGGTGAATGGTTATGGAAGTGGTTTAGCAAGTGAAGAAGAGTCTTTACCCATCAAACAGGTAAATGGTTGGCGTGCTTCTGGTCATATGGTAGCTTTACCCCCTTTGTCTCCGGAGAGAGAACGGGGAACATCCAGTGAGTTTGACCGGTTGTTGGATGAGTCTTTTCACCAGGGTGACAGTTTTAACCTAGGCAAAATTAGATCAGCAGGTCCAAATGGGGAAGATTTACCTTTGCATGTTTATCCTTATGGAGTGAGTCGTCATCAGTTGGAACATGTAATTGAGGTGTTGAAGTTACCTGTTGCTTTAACAAAGGATATTGATGGAGCGGATGCAATTTTAGCTTTGCGCTCCCATGTTAAAAATCAGGTAAAACTCAGGCAATTAGCTAAGTCTCGTCATTTACCCATACATGTGATTAAATCCAGTGCTATTCCCCAAATTAGTCGTGGGTTGAGAAGATTATTGAATATGGATGATCTGGATTTGGGAGAGGATTGTGAATTACAACTACTATTGCATGAGGGTAGTGATGATGAAATTGACGCTTTAGAGGAGGCGAGATTAGCAGTTGAACAAATTGTCATTCCTAAAGGTCAACCAGTAGAGTTGTTACCTCGTTCTGCCCATGTGCGTAAGATGCAGCATGAGTTAGTGGAGCATTATCGATTGAAGTCCCATAGTTTTGGGGAAGAACCAAATAGGAGGTTGAGGATTTATCCAGCTTAG
- the ldpA gene encoding circadian clock protein LdpA, protein MNELLAPLRSLRQSNWFKLICGASFQHLPSVRSLTLAYTLAGADCIDVAADPAVIDVVKQAFSVAKTLVKETQAKGFNWQGNLPLLMVSLNDGEDPHFRKAKFNPRDCPDNCSKPCEKICPAQAIVFNSQINNQKDSSSGIIAEKCYGCGRCVPICPYGIIDTVSHLSPLGAILPLIMSTGIDAIEIHTKVGRLPEFEDLWSKIAPWANKLKLLAISCNDGEGLIDYLKSVYNLIVPLPQVLIWQTDGRSMSGDIGDGTTIAAIKLGQKVLAANLPGHVQLAGGTNNYTASKLKTLGILGNGKLENSPGQLAGVAYGSYARVLLSPVIDQLESWEVNTSLRKSQRLEDEPELLWQAVKLASSLVSQIKSQSDL, encoded by the coding sequence ATGAACGAACTATTAGCCCCCTTACGATCCCTTAGACAAAGTAACTGGTTCAAACTGATTTGTGGTGCCAGTTTCCAACATTTACCATCAGTTAGGAGTTTAACCTTGGCTTACACCCTAGCAGGTGCAGACTGTATAGATGTTGCTGCTGATCCGGCTGTAATTGATGTGGTTAAACAGGCCTTTTCAGTTGCTAAAACCCTTGTAAAAGAAACACAAGCAAAAGGATTTAACTGGCAAGGGAACTTACCCTTATTAATGGTTAGTCTCAACGACGGTGAAGATCCACACTTTAGAAAAGCTAAATTCAATCCCAGAGACTGTCCAGACAATTGTTCCAAACCTTGTGAGAAAATATGTCCTGCTCAGGCTATAGTATTTAATAGTCAAATTAACAATCAAAAAGATAGTTCTTCAGGAATTATTGCAGAAAAATGTTACGGGTGTGGACGTTGTGTCCCCATTTGTCCTTATGGGATAATTGACACAGTCTCTCATTTATCACCTCTAGGAGCAATTCTACCCTTGATCATGTCCACGGGAATAGATGCCATTGAAATTCATACAAAAGTGGGACGTTTGCCAGAGTTTGAGGACTTGTGGTCGAAAATAGCCCCCTGGGCAAATAAATTAAAGTTATTAGCCATCAGTTGCAATGATGGAGAGGGTTTAATTGACTACTTAAAATCAGTTTATAATCTGATAGTACCTCTTCCACAAGTTTTAATTTGGCAGACAGATGGCAGATCTATGAGTGGGGATATAGGGGATGGTACTACCATAGCTGCGATAAAATTAGGACAAAAAGTTTTAGCAGCAAACTTACCGGGACATGTGCAGTTGGCAGGCGGTACTAATAACTATACCGCTTCCAAATTAAAGACCCTGGGGATATTAGGGAATGGAAAATTAGAGAATTCCCCGGGTCAACTTGCGGGTGTTGCTTATGGAAGCTATGCCCGGGTATTGCTGTCACCAGTGATTGACCAGTTAGAAAGTTGGGAGGTAAACACCAGTCTAAGAAAAAGTCAACGGCTAGAGGATGAACCAGAACTGCTCTGGCAAGCAGTAAAACTTGCCAGCTCTCTGGTATCTCAAATCAAGTCACAGTCAGATCTCTAA
- the lepB gene encoding signal peptidase I codes for MQNQVSEQNSGEKKNNSWIKEVVRTLALSGILALGVRTLVAEARWIPTGSMEPTLHGVQDQWQADKIIVDKVKYKFSPPERGDIVVFSPTDELQKEQFHDAFIKRIIGLPGERVELKNGKVYINNKSLAEEKYLFPTVRTGIDVCTTTSQRPFLSQPQTIPPNSYLVLGDNRPSSYDGRCWGLVPREKIIGRAVIRFWPLNKIGGIDSPPLYPTQE; via the coding sequence ATGCAAAATCAAGTGTCCGAGCAAAACTCCGGTGAAAAAAAGAATAATTCCTGGATTAAGGAAGTTGTTAGAACGTTAGCGCTGAGCGGTATATTAGCTTTAGGCGTTCGTACCCTAGTGGCTGAAGCGCGGTGGATACCCACAGGATCAATGGAACCCACGCTCCATGGTGTACAAGATCAATGGCAAGCGGATAAGATTATTGTGGATAAGGTGAAATATAAATTTTCTCCTCCTGAACGGGGGGATATTGTTGTATTTTCCCCCACAGATGAACTACAAAAGGAACAATTCCATGATGCCTTCATCAAGCGCATTATTGGTCTACCGGGTGAAAGGGTAGAATTAAAGAATGGCAAAGTCTATATTAACAATAAATCTCTGGCCGAAGAAAAATATTTATTTCCCACCGTGCGCACAGGTATTGATGTGTGTACAACCACTTCGCAGCGTCCCTTCTTATCCCAACCACAAACCATACCACCCAACTCCTATTTAGTTTTAGGTGATAATCGTCCCAGCAGTTATGATGGACGTTGTTGGGGACTTGTGCCAAGAGAAAAAATTATTGGACGTGCCGTAATTCGTTTCTGGCCTTTGAACAAGATTGGTGGCATTGACTCACCTCCCCTATACCCGACCCAAGAATGA
- a CDS encoding dihydroorotase, whose amino-acid sequence MSNYPSLLIRQARVLLPNGDFITGDVLTQNNKIVQVSSNICADTSVVEIDAQGLTLLPGVIDPQVHFREPGLEYKEDLFTASCACAKGGVTSFLEMPNTKPLTTNQSALDDKLHRASQKSLVNYGFFIGATADNLTELLTVNPTPGIKIFMGSMHGDLLIDEEAILDRIFSQGSRLIAVHAEDQSRIRQRRQQFADIHDPAIHSQIQDSQAALNATQLALKLSQKYHRRLHILHLSTGVEAELLRQYKPSWVTAEVTPQHLLLNTEAYSTIGTLAQMNPPLRSPEDNQVLWQALRDGVIDFIATDHAPHTLEEKAQIYPNTPSGMPGVETSLPLMLTAAMDGKCTVSQVANWMSKAVAVGYGIPNKGEITPGYDADLVLVDLNNYKPVKREDLLSKCGWSPFEGWNLTGWPVQTIVGGQIVYAEGKVNPQIRGQALSFSG is encoded by the coding sequence ATGTCCAATTATCCTAGTTTATTGATTCGTCAAGCCCGTGTGCTGCTACCCAATGGTGATTTTATAACTGGGGATGTGCTAACCCAAAACAACAAAATAGTACAGGTAAGTTCAAATATATGTGCTGACACTTCTGTTGTGGAAATAGATGCTCAAGGATTAACTTTACTTCCCGGGGTAATTGATCCCCAAGTGCATTTCCGTGAACCCGGTTTAGAATACAAGGAAGACCTATTTACTGCCAGTTGTGCTTGTGCTAAAGGTGGTGTCACTTCCTTTTTGGAAATGCCAAATACAAAACCTTTAACTACTAATCAGTCAGCTTTAGACGACAAACTTCATAGGGCATCTCAAAAGTCTTTGGTTAATTATGGCTTTTTTATTGGAGCAACAGCAGATAACTTAACAGAGTTACTGACGGTTAATCCCACACCGGGAATTAAAATTTTTATGGGTTCTATGCATGGCGACCTATTAATTGATGAAGAAGCCATTCTAGACAGAATATTTTCCCAGGGTAGTCGCTTAATAGCTGTTCACGCTGAAGACCAGTCCAGAATTCGTCAACGTCGTCAACAATTTGCCGATATTCACGACCCAGCCATTCACTCTCAAATTCAAGACTCCCAGGCCGCTTTAAATGCAACCCAGTTAGCACTAAAACTTTCTCAAAAGTATCATAGACGTCTACATATTTTACACTTATCTACAGGAGTGGAAGCAGAATTACTGCGTCAGTACAAACCTAGCTGGGTAACGGCAGAGGTCACGCCACAACACCTGTTGTTAAATACTGAGGCTTATAGCACCATAGGCACCCTAGCACAAATGAATCCTCCCTTGCGATCGCCCGAGGATAATCAAGTGCTATGGCAGGCTTTGCGAGATGGTGTAATTGATTTCATTGCTACAGATCATGCTCCCCACACCCTAGAAGAGAAAGCCCAGATTTACCCTAACACACCTTCTGGTATGCCAGGTGTAGAGACTTCTCTTCCATTAATGTTAACGGCAGCAATGGATGGTAAATGTACTGTCTCCCAAGTAGCAAATTGGATGTCTAAAGCAGTAGCTGTGGGGTATGGAATTCCCAATAAGGGAGAAATTACTCCTGGTTACGATGCGGATTTGGTCTTAGTGGACTTAAATAATTATAAACCTGTAAAAAGGGAAGATTTATTAAGCAAATGTGGTTGGAGTCCATTTGAGGGTTGGAACTTAACAGGTTGGCCCGTACAAACCATAGTAGGTGGTCAAATTGTCTATGCCGAAGGGAAAGTAAACCCACAGATTCGCGGTCAGGCATTAAGTTTTAGTGGTTAG
- the ebsA gene encoding type IV pilus biogenesis protein EbsA, producing MDQISPAATHEINAYLPYIQGNKRNLLPWAITLYQKGCIDGERKIEGSDNIPFTAKWNISTLPTDLTCCSVHFHAPGEFAYEVTMTGFEFVDFLIQVIENYKRNRIVDFSKAFYRKLLCPE from the coding sequence ATGGATCAAATATCGCCCGCTGCTACACACGAAATCAATGCTTACTTGCCATATATTCAGGGTAATAAGCGTAATTTATTACCCTGGGCTATCACCCTCTATCAAAAGGGTTGTATTGATGGGGAGCGGAAAATAGAAGGTAGTGACAATATTCCCTTCACGGCCAAATGGAATATTAGTACCCTACCTACGGATTTAACTTGTTGTAGTGTACACTTTCATGCTCCTGGGGAGTTTGCCTATGAAGTAACTATGACTGGCTTTGAATTTGTAGACTTTCTAATTCAAGTCATAGAAAATTATAAGAGAAATAGAATTGTTGATTTTTCCAAAGCCTTTTACCGTAAACTCCTGTGTCCGGAATAA
- a CDS encoding phosphotransacetylase family protein has product MATSVKNFKYLLIGSIEAYSGKSATLLGLSYQLRQKGLGIAYGKPLGNSAFNPKINPMEEDVQFMIESLKLGENLVAPTLLGLNEVSVQKRLTGEDKTNYQELLVEHYLQVPRGDLMLLEGPGNLNEGNLFGLSLPEVANILDGGVILVHRYQSLLSVETILSAQTIIGSRLEGISSRLLGVIINEVPPEQLNTANDLLRPFLEERGIPVLAILPKNALLRSVSVRELVKQLKADILCREDRLDLLVESLAIGAMNVNAAVKYFRKRRNKAVVTGGDRVEIQQAALETSTQCLILTGQLPPPPFILHRAEELEIPILSVDLDTLTTVEIVDRAFGHVRFHEPLKVECINKLMSEHFDTNRLLSQLGD; this is encoded by the coding sequence GTGGCAACATCTGTTAAAAATTTTAAGTATTTGCTAATTGGCTCAATAGAGGCTTACAGCGGCAAATCTGCAACCCTGCTGGGGTTATCTTACCAACTAAGACAAAAGGGATTAGGTATAGCCTATGGCAAACCGCTGGGTAATAGTGCATTCAATCCCAAGATCAATCCGATGGAAGAAGATGTGCAATTTATGATCGAAAGCTTGAAACTGGGTGAAAATCTGGTTGCACCGACTCTGTTGGGCTTAAATGAGGTTAGTGTGCAAAAACGATTAACGGGTGAGGATAAAACTAATTACCAGGAACTACTGGTAGAGCATTATTTACAAGTCCCACGGGGAGATTTGATGCTCTTGGAAGGGCCAGGTAATTTGAACGAGGGAAATTTATTTGGTTTATCCTTACCAGAAGTTGCTAATATCTTAGATGGTGGTGTAATTTTAGTCCACCGTTATCAGTCTCTCCTCTCAGTAGAGACAATTTTATCAGCCCAAACAATTATAGGTTCTAGATTAGAAGGAATCAGCTCACGCTTGCTTGGTGTAATAATCAATGAAGTCCCCCCAGAACAGTTGAACACTGCCAATGATCTCCTGCGCCCATTTTTGGAAGAACGGGGAATTCCTGTATTAGCCATACTGCCAAAGAACGCCTTACTCCGTAGCGTTAGTGTACGGGAGCTAGTCAAACAGTTGAAAGCTGATATTTTATGTCGTGAAGATCGCTTAGACTTATTAGTCGAAAGTCTGGCTATTGGGGCCATGAATGTCAATGCCGCAGTTAAATATTTCCGCAAACGTCGTAACAAGGCAGTGGTTACAGGAGGGGATCGGGTAGAAATTCAACAAGCAGCTTTAGAAACATCTACTCAATGTCTAATCCTCACGGGACAATTACCTCCTCCACCTTTCATCCTGCACCGGGCCGAAGAACTGGAAATTCCTATTTTATCAGTGGATCTTGACACCTTGACCACAGTAGAGATTGTTGATCGAGCCTTTGGTCATGTTCGGTTCCATGAACCTCTTAAAGTGGAGTGCATAAATAAACTAATGTCCGAACACTTCGATACCAACCGTCTCTTGTCACAACTAGGAGATTAA
- a CDS encoding YajQ family cyclic di-GMP-binding protein codes for MASSFSFDIVSDFDRQELVNAVDQVIRDIKSRYDLKDTQTTVELGEKTVTINTDSNMTLESVHGILREKAAKRNLSQKIFDFGQVESASGNRVRQEITLKKGINQDIAKQISKLIRDNFKKVQASIQGDAVRVTAKAKDDLQAVIQSLKEEDFPVALQFTNYR; via the coding sequence ATGGCATCTAGTTTTTCTTTCGATATTGTCAGCGATTTTGACCGTCAAGAATTGGTCAATGCGGTTGATCAGGTGATACGAGACATCAAAAGCCGTTATGATCTCAAAGATACCCAAACCACCGTGGAGTTGGGGGAAAAAACTGTTACTATTAATACTGACAGCAATATGACTTTGGAGTCAGTGCATGGTATACTGCGGGAAAAGGCTGCTAAACGTAATCTATCACAAAAGATCTTTGATTTTGGTCAGGTTGAGTCTGCTAGCGGTAATCGTGTCCGTCAAGAAATTACCCTGAAAAAGGGCATTAATCAGGATATTGCTAAACAAATATCTAAACTAATTCGTGACAATTTTAAGAAGGTACAGGCTTCTATTCAAGGGGATGCAGTAAGGGTTACAGCCAAAGCCAAGGATGACTTACAAGCTGTAATCCAAAGCTTAAAAGAAGAGGATTTTCCTGTAGCTTTACAATTCACTAACTACCGTTAA
- a CDS encoding glutathione S-transferase family protein, translated as MLKLYGSLFSRASIIKWYLEELNVPYEFVNLDMKAGEHLKPDFLAINPIGKVPAIVDGELKLWESGAILLYLAQKYSQVSSSLETQATFYQWVLFANSTLATGIFIETNREKEMPRLLGPLNDIFSQQPFLLGDQFTVADVAVGSILSYIPIMLKLDLSNYPAVLNYMHNISLRPAFQNTIGARSN; from the coding sequence ATGTTGAAACTATACGGTAGCCTTTTTAGTCGAGCATCAATTATTAAGTGGTATTTAGAGGAGCTAAATGTTCCATACGAGTTTGTGAATCTGGATATGAAAGCAGGAGAGCATCTAAAACCAGATTTCTTAGCAATTAATCCTATTGGAAAAGTGCCAGCAATTGTAGATGGTGAGTTAAAACTTTGGGAATCGGGAGCAATTTTGTTATACTTGGCCCAAAAGTACAGTCAGGTATCCTCATCTTTAGAGACCCAAGCAACCTTTTACCAGTGGGTACTATTTGCTAATTCGACCTTAGCCACAGGTATATTCATAGAAACCAACCGAGAAAAAGAAATGCCGCGTTTATTAGGTCCCTTAAATGATATTTTTTCTCAACAACCATTTCTACTAGGGGATCAGTTTACCGTTGCTGATGTAGCTGTAGGATCTATACTCAGCTATATCCCCATTATGCTGAAGCTGGACTTAAGTAACTACCCAGCAGTCTTAAACTACATGCATAACATCTCCCTTCGTCCAGCATTTCAAAACACCATAGGTGCAAGAAGTAACTAG
- a CDS encoding tetratricopeptide repeat protein: protein MDSYSFLNSHTHNNPLYKRNNWQSSYNSYNQKELADSDIGTLKDEKYMRSYALKLAHQGEYTKAIALLDRIIDSHPENAIDYNNRGLIYFQSGHAQKALLDYNTAMQLNPRLASVYNNRANYYAARGDLVKALSDYDQALDLNPRYVRAWINRGITLRELGEYKDAIDDLEVALLFGQLEIHIWSERGRSYHLWGDWNCAIADYRRVLSHTMSLDKIEDIITYRLRLQVENWLGELGFSTYK from the coding sequence ATGGATAGTTACTCTTTTTTAAATTCTCACACTCACAATAACCCTTTATATAAAAGAAACAATTGGCAAAGTTCTTACAACTCTTATAACCAAAAAGAATTAGCAGATTCAGATATAGGCACTTTAAAGGATGAAAAGTATATGCGATCCTACGCTTTAAAGTTAGCTCATCAAGGAGAGTACACAAAGGCGATCGCCTTGCTGGACCGAATAATTGATAGTCATCCTGAAAATGCTATTGACTATAATAACAGGGGATTAATCTACTTTCAAAGCGGTCATGCTCAAAAAGCACTTCTGGACTACAATACTGCCATGCAGCTGAACCCCAGGTTGGCCAGCGTTTATAATAACCGAGCTAACTACTATGCTGCTCGTGGTGATTTAGTTAAGGCACTGTCTGACTATGACCAAGCCTTGGATTTAAATCCCCGCTACGTACGCGCCTGGATTAATCGAGGTATTACCTTACGAGAATTAGGAGAGTACAAAGATGCCATTGATGATCTTGAAGTTGCCCTGCTGTTTGGTCAACTCGAGATTCACATTTGGTCAGAACGGGGTAGGAGTTACCACCTGTGGGGTGATTGGAACTGTGCGATCGCAGATTACCGTAGGGTCTTATCCCATACAATGTCTTTAGATAAGATAGAGGATATAATCACCTATAGGCTAAGGCTACAAGTGGAAAATTGGTTAGGAGAATTAGGTTTTTCCACATATAAATGA
- a CDS encoding slr1601 family putative cell division protein translates to MKAFEYIPPLQPEKPSSTVRRQLKRHLRQRSHLIMGLEVFGKIIVNLLIISVSISALTRLFPHYLLQQDKLENIETQVKIMKNRVGTLREEFTRNFDPSQAQSIMREHSYRLQPNQRQIILVNPDRKTVEPPDSTQ, encoded by the coding sequence ATGAAAGCATTTGAATATATACCACCACTACAGCCTGAAAAACCATCTTCAACTGTACGCCGTCAGTTGAAAAGACACCTTCGCCAGCGATCGCATTTAATTATGGGACTGGAAGTTTTTGGCAAAATTATAGTAAATTTACTTATTATTTCAGTATCAATATCCGCACTGACACGGTTGTTCCCCCATTACTTGTTACAGCAAGACAAGTTAGAAAATATAGAGACACAAGTTAAGATTATGAAAAACCGCGTTGGCACCTTAAGAGAAGAATTTACCCGTAATTTTGATCCTAGTCAAGCTCAAAGCATTATGAGAGAACACTCCTACCGCTTACAACCTAACCAGCGGCAAATTATACTGGTTAATCCGGACAGAAAAACTGTCGAACCCCCAGATTCCACGCAGTAA
- a CDS encoding IS1 family transposase — protein sequence MHCPNCGSSKIRKNGKRRGKQNHICVDCGRQFIDVYSPPKGYSEEVKQSCLRSYVNGMGFRAIERDKGVHHTTIIYWLKQIGSILPDAPPVEETPLVGELDELETFVGSKKNKIWLWTAVNHFRKNILAWVVGDHSSQAFQPLWDIVKLWQCFFYVTDGWRVYPSFIQPEDHIVSKTYMTRVEGENTRLRHYLARLHRKTLCYSKSVDMLRYSIKLLLHYLKYEVIPAFS from the coding sequence GTGCATTGTCCAAACTGCGGGTCTTCCAAAATCAGAAAGAATGGCAAACGTCGAGGTAAACAAAATCACATTTGTGTTGATTGTGGTCGTCAATTTATCGATGTCTATAGTCCACCTAAAGGCTATTCAGAAGAAGTTAAACAAAGTTGCCTGCGCTCTTATGTTAACGGTATGGGATTTAGAGCAATTGAACGCGATAAAGGCGTTCATCATACAACTATTATTTACTGGCTAAAACAAATTGGTTCCATACTTCCAGATGCTCCACCAGTTGAGGAAACACCCTTGGTAGGTGAGCTTGATGAGTTGGAGACCTTTGTGGGATCAAAAAAAAACAAAATATGGTTGTGGACAGCAGTAAATCACTTCCGTAAAAATATCCTGGCTTGGGTTGTGGGAGACCACAGCTCACAAGCATTTCAACCTTTGTGGGACATCGTTAAACTCTGGCAATGCTTTTTTTATGTTACTGATGGGTGGAGGGTTTATCCGAGTTTTATTCAGCCAGAGGATCATATTGTGAGCAAAACATATATGACTAGGGTAGAGGGTGAAAATACACGTTTACGTCACTACTTAGCGCGACTACATAGAAAAACGCTATGCTATTCAAAATCTGTAGATATGCTTAGGTATTCAATTAAATTATTACTTCACTATTTAAAGTATGAAGTAATACCCGCGTTTAGTTGA